Genomic window (Syntrophales bacterium):
CCGATGAACTGAAAATACTGTCAAACCAGCAAATCTCGGTACGGCTTCGCCGCCCGAGATTTGCGGTGTTATCTGTAAAAAATAATTTTGGCCGTGCCGGAATGTTGTACTATGGAAAAAGAAATAGCCCAGAACATAGGATAATTTAATGATAAAAGAACAAGAACGCGCCGAACTGCATCGCGCTATCTGGCAGATCGCCAAAACCGCTCCGAAGCACTGGGATGATGAGCCCTTCGACGCAATAGTTTCCAATCCTCCGTATTCCATCAGGTGGGAAGGCGACAGCAATACGCTTCTTATCAATGACCCGCGTTTTTCACCCGCAGGAGTATTGGCGCAAAAAGACACCCGCGAGGCAATTGATATTGTAAAGCTCAACGCCGAGATCAAAGGCATTGTTGCCCGGCAGAACGAACTGCGCACGGGGATTGATGAAATAGTGGCGGATTTGGAGGGCAGCCGATAATGAGAGAAGAGCAAAAAGGAGAACTAATCATTTATCAAGCTGAAGACGAAACAACCAAAATAGAAGTCCGCCTCGAAAATGAAAAAGTTTGGCTTACTCAAAAGATGATGGCCGAATTATTTCAGACAACGCCTCAGAATATTACCATTCACCTGAAAAATATTTTTGATGAAGGTGAGCTGCAGGAGGATGCAACTTGTAAGGATTTCTTACAAGT
Coding sequences:
- a CDS encoding N-6 DNA methylase, translating into MIKEQERAELHRAIWQIAKTAPKHWDDEPFDAIVSNPPYSIRWEGDSNTLLINDPRFSPAGVLAQKDTREAIDIVKLNAEIKGIVARQNELRTGIDEIVADLEGSR